Genomic window (Shewanella psychropiezotolerans):
GGCTTCGGCAAGAGACAGATAACCTAATTTAGCCTGCTCCAGCATTTTGATTGCTGTCACATAGGTGGTGTGAGGATCATCTTCTAACAGGCCTAGATAGATACGATCTTCTTGTGTGGTCTCGAACATAGGCGCGAAGCGTACTCCGACTCTTTCCGGGCTGAAAACCTGGGTCACGGCCTCGACAATCTCCTTGAGGAAACGCAGTCGGTTCTCTAATGAGCCGCCGTATTCATCTTCCCTGAAGTTACTCTTGTCTGAGATAAACTGGTTCACCAGATAACCATTGGCACTGTGTATCTCTATGCCATCGAATCCCGCCTCTTTGGCGTTGACTGCGGCCTGTTTGTAGAGCTGAACCAGCTCCTTAACCTCCAGGGTGGAGAGTGCGCGGGCATGGGAAGGCTCAGCTAATGCACCTTCTCCCGGTCCGGTCTCAATAAATACGCTGACCGTCTCAGCCTTACCCGCAGAGGGGGCTACTGGCGCGGAATTACCTGGTTGTAAACTGGTGTGAGATACCCGGCCTACATGCCAGAGCTGGGCGAAAATAACCTTACCCTGCTCATGTATCGCTTGGGTAACCTTACGCCAGCCCTCGACTTGCTCGGGGGAATGAATACCAGGGGTCCAGGCGTAGCCCTGACCCCTGGGCTCTATCTGAGTGCCTTCGGTGATCATAAAGCCTGCAGAGGCTCTTTGGCTGTAGTATTGAGCCATCAGTTCGTTGGCGATGTTACCGGGCTGACTGCTGCGGGAGCGGGTCAGTGGTGGTAGCACGATGCGATTTTCTAAGGTCAGTGAGCCTAGCGTTGTTGTGTCAAATAATGCGGGATATTTCATAAGTTAGCCTTGATTACTCTGTTCTTCGGCTAATATAAGGCTTCTATTGATGCTAAAAAATAACTAAACTTCGAAATGACTATTCGAATAAACGAAATAATATGCTGGATAAACTCCCAAATCTCAGAAGCTTTATGGCAGTTGCCGAGGCCAACAGCTTCGCTAAGGCGGCTAGAAAGCTCAACATGGCGAACTCATCTGTGTCGCGCCAGATAGCCCAGCTAGAGAGTCAGTTGAACGTGTCCCTGTTTACCCGCACGACTAGGCATGTACAACTTTCACCCGCGGGGGAGATACTCTATGGACGCGCCAGCGGTTTGATCATGGAGATGGAAAACCTGGCGGCCGAGCTCAGTGCCGATAATGTCAGTCCCCATGGAACATTGAAGGTATCAGTGCCCTGGTGGTTCAGTCAGCTGCATCTGGCTCCTCTGTTACCTGAGTTTCTCGCCATGTATCCGGATCTCAGGGTGGTGATGCAGTGCGATGACGGCATGACTAAGCTGGTGGAGGAGGGGGTTGATGTGGCGGTGCGCCTGAGTCGTCTCAAAGACTCGAACCTTATTGCCAGGCGTTTGGGTCCTCACAGTTTTGCCATGGCGGCATCTCCTGAGTATCTGGCCAGACATGCAAGGGTGACTAAGCCCGAAGATCTGCGGGAGCATGCCATGTTGTCGTTCAACTTCTCCACTCCCTATCACAGCTGGACCCTGAGAAAGCAGGGCAGATCTTATCGTATTCCACTGAAAGACAGCGTGCTGACCAGCAATAATGCTGATATTCTGAGACAGTGTGCCCTCGATGGCGCGGGGATCATCATTCAGCCTGTATGGGGCATAAAATCTGAGATAGAGTCTGGTTCCCTGATACAGCTTCTGCCGGATTTTGAGGTGACCTCCACCACGTTCGATAACGGTATCTTCGCGGTTTACAGTAAGGAGAGTAAGGCGGTGAATCGGGTCAAGGTATTCGTGGACTTTCTGGCGGAACGGCTCAAGGTGGCCGGTTAATCGGCCACCTTGATTGTGCGGGAGTGATAAAAAGGTTTTAGATCCTAGAACCTAGGACCTAATTCTTCGTTCTTATTCATTCGTTTTTCGTAATCTTTGATGGGATGTTTGTCCAGCTGAGTTTAATCATTGGCTAATGAACTGCTATGGACTACTCGTTATCATTCATACGTTTTTCGTAATCTTTGGGGGGCGGCGTCCAGCCACGCTCAACTCGGGCTTGTTCATCCAGATGTTCACTCTTCATGGCTTTTGCTATGGCAGTTTCCAACTCAATAAACAGCTCCCTAAAGTGCGTGCTGTATTTACTGTCTTCACTGTTCTTCTTCCACATCTCATAGAGTGAATCTTTATAACAAAGTTCGAGTTCACGCAGGGTGGCCTTCTTCTGTTCGGCCTTGAAGGGATGAACCCCAAGGGCTATCAGTGCTTCTTTGCCTAGTTCCAGTGCTGAGTGATAGGTTTCGCTGACGATAAAATCCGCACCGGCGTGTTTCAGTTCGAAGTGATGTCCTCTATCGAATGCACGGGCGAAAATCATCACCTTAGGATAGGTATGCTTGATGTACTTGGTCAGCTCCACGGCGCGCTCATTGTTGTCTATGGCAATAACCAACATGCTGGCATCTTCTATGCCTGCAGTGTGGAGCAGATCTGGCTGTGTGGCGTCCCCATAGAAGCTTTTAACATTGATTTTTCTTAGGTTGGCCACCTGATCGACAGATTGATCCAGCACCACAGTCTTGATTTTATTGGCGACAAGAAAGCGGTTGACCATTTGACCGAAGCGGCCCACGCCAGCGATGATCACTGTGCCTTTTTCGGTGATTTCATCGGCCTCGGGTTTGTTTTCATTCACCTCGTATCTGGGTAAGATCACCTTGTCGAACAAGATGAACAAGCCAGGGGTGAGGAACATTGACAGGGCGACGACGAGGGAGAGCATCTGGGCCAGATCGGTTGGAATAACATGGTTTTGTACCGTGTAGCTTAGGAGCACGAAGCCAAACTCACCGGCTTGAGCCAGACTCAAAGCGAACAGCCAACGGTCGCTATTCTTTATCCTAAATACCATGGCAAGCAAGAACAATACTGCAGCCTTGACCAACATGACGCCGGCAGTGATACCGAGAACCGGGCCAATGTTACTGGCCAGCACACCAAAGTCTATTCCGGCGCCAACCGTGATAAAAAATAGCCCTAATAACAGTCCCTTGAAGGGTTCGATATTGGACTCTAGCTCGTGGCGGAACTCACTGTTTGCCAGCACGACACCAGCAAGAAAGGTGCCCAGAGCCGGAGAAAGGCCGACTAAGCTCATCAGCGCTGCTATGCCTATGACTAACATGAGCGCGGTGGCGGTGAATATCTCTCTCAGTCCTGAGCTGGCCACATAGCGAAACAATGGGCGACTCAGGTAATGTCCGCCAACGACAACTGCCGCAATGGCGAGTAATACTGTGATACCGTAGGCCCAGCCGGGGAGCCCGGCGACCAGTGATAACTCCTCATGGTGCTCGGCGGCTTGGCCAACGAGTGCCTGCGCTTTTTCCACCAGTTCTGGCAGCGCAAGCAAAGGGATAAGAGCCAGCATGGGGATCACGGCAATATCCTGAAATAGCAGCACCGAGAAGGCATTCTTACCGCCCTCCGTCTTGGAGAGATTTTTCTCGCTGAACGTTTGTAATACAATAGCGGTGGATGACAGGGCGAAGATGAGACCAACAGTGAAGGCGACGCTCCAGCCCAGGCCAAAGTAGACTCCTGCTGCCATGATAATCGCTGTGGTTAAGCCGATTTGTAGCCCGCCAAGCCCCATCAATTTATTTCGCATATCCCATAGCATGCGTGGTTCGAGTTCCAGGCCAACTAAGAAAAGCATCATCACTACGCCAAATTCGGCGAAATGTTGCAGTGTGTTGGTTTCACTGCCGACCAGGCCAACGATAGGACCAATTACCACACCGGCAATGAGGTAACCCAACACAGAGCCAAGCCCTAAGCGTTTGGCCAGGGGCACGGCAATCACGGCGGCGCACAGGTAGATAAAGGCTTGAATAAAATACGCTGTCATAAAAAGTTACCTTGTCCTTAAGTTAGCGTGTTTGAGATGCTTGAGCCGTCTGCTGCATATGTGCCTGATTGAGCACGGGCAGCGAGGCGGCCTGAGACAAGTCCAGAGTGTTTGCGGCTAATGAGGTTAGCAGGGTATTAAATGCGTCAATGTGGCCGGGAATTCTTCCCTCTTCGCTGGCATTACGGCTGCTAAACAGCACGAAGGGAGCTAAGTAGCGCATACCGCTTAAGTTGGCGGTCTGTTCTATAGGGTATAACAGTTCTCGAATGGTGAAATGATTGTAGCCATCCCCTGATAGGCCTTCTCACTACCGCCTGCAGTGGTGGCACAGAAGAAGGTCTTGCCCTTTAACGCCGTGCCATCTGTGCCATAGGCGAAGCCATACTCGAGCACCAGATCTTGCCACTGTTTGAGGATGGCGGGCGTCGAATACCAATGCAGAGGAAATAGGAAAATGATCACCTGGTGCTCGAGTAAACGTTGCTGTTCTTTGTCGATATTGATGTGAAAAGTCGGGTACTCACGATAAAGATCGATGGCGGTGACATCACTGTGCTCCAAACTGGCTTTGTACAGCAGCTTGTTGACCTCGGAACGTTCTTGAGATGGATGTGCGAATAGCACTAAGATTTTTTTTCTTTCCTCTAGCATAACTTGTCCTTGTGAGAGGGCGATGTCTCTGTGAAAAAGAGTACATGCACTATGAATTAAGTTAGCACAGGTTCGGGTATAGACATACTTAGCATTTAACTAACACGTATTAGCTGCACTGATTGTTAAGTCTATTAGATTGCTAACTAAATCAGCCCTAATTGCAGTGCTTTTAGCACGGCCTGAGTGCGGTCTCTGCTTTCGAGTTTGAGTAAGATGTTGGAGATATGATTCTTGACAGTGCCTTGGGCGAGGAAGACTGCTGCGGCGATCTCCTTGTTGGATAAACCTCCCGCCATCAGGGTGAGGATCTCTGACTCGCGGCTGCTTATCTTGATCTCGCTTAGGCTATCTATGCTTAACTGCTCTTGGTTGCTGCTGAGCTCTTGCAGCACATCGGCCTCTATCAGGTAACCGCCGCTGGCAACTCGAGTGATGGCGGAAATTAGCTTTTCTAGTGAGACATCTTTGAGCAGAAAGCCATTGGCACCTTGGGTGATGCTGGCCATCAAGAGCTCATTATCGTCGAATGTAGTAAGCATGATGATCCGTACTCGGCTGCCAGAGGCTCTTATTTGTTTGAGCATGCCTATGCCATCGAGCTCTGGCATGCGAATGTCGCTCAGTATCAGATCGACAGGCTGCTGGGCTAATTTGTCTATGGCTTCCAGTCCGTTTTGCGCCTGCCAGAGTACTTGTACCTTGTCTGAAAGAGATAATAGGCTGGCGATGCCGTGCCTTACCAGCTGTTGGTCATCGATCAGGGCTAAGGTAATGGGGACTTTTTTATCGAGTTTTGCTGGCATTTTCACCTTATCTTCCATCTTAATTTCATCCATCTCTTACGTTTTAAATCTAATGTAAATGTTTGCTTATATGCCTTGCAGCTAACTAAAATCCTAATGTCAGACAGTGACTTGGGTATCGATGTCACAGCTGATATGAAGCTCTGTGTCAGAGCTTGAACGACCCCGCTCATTGAGCTTGTTCATTTTCAGCTCCACCTTGCCATCGAAGGGGGCGAGCCGCTCATTCATTCCTTTAAGGCCCGATCCCGGGATAGGTGCGCCGCTTCTCCCTTTGCCATTGTCCCTGAGAACGAGTCGCAGAGTTTGTTCCTTCTGGCTCATGGATAACCACAGAGTCTTGGCTTTACCGTGGCGAACCGCATTGCTTATCCCTTCTTGCAGAACGAGTACCAGCTCCTGAGCCAGTTCGGTTGATGTTAAGGGAAGCAAACCATCCATCTTAAGTTTGACCCCTGGAAGACGTGTCATCAATGCATTGATAGGGGCCGTCAGATCCAGCCCAACGATATCTCGCTGTTTCTTTACTACGGCTCGAATACTCGCAAGCAGCTCCTTAGACACTTGTTTACTCAACTCGACATCTGGCTTGACCTCATCTGGCACCTTATGGCTGAGGACCTCTAACTGTAATGAGAGTGCGGTGAGCTGGTGGCCCAAGATATCGTGCAAATCTCTGGCTATTCTGACTCTTTCCTGATGTTGGCTGGACTGGCTCAGTAAGGAGCGGGTGGCGATAAGTTGCTGATTGAGTTGCTCTTGCTGCATTCTGGCTTCGACTTCATTCAATCTTGCCTGACTGCTGCTGTAGGCGAATAACTGAAAGCCCATGTAGATGAGGACGGTAAATCCTGCACTGGCACTCTCGTGACTTAGGCTATGGATAAGATAGAAAGCCAGATTGATTAAGATCAGGCTGATAATTGCCAGGCGTTTACTCACTTGGCCCGGAAGTTGTGATGCCCAGATCACCAATAAGATAGGGGTGATCATGTTGGAGTCAAACACGATGAGAATTAAGGTGATTAGGGCCTGGGAATATACAACGCCAGTGATCACCTTAGGATTAAAACGGGATAAAAAGTGAGTCGAGATCAGTAGAAATAAGATCAAGAAGGTCAGGTGTCCCATCCCTGATAGCAAGAGTTCAAACTGAGTTAACGATTGACTCAAGGCCAACCAGGTCACTAAGGCCCAAGTTCCGACGCCTGCTAACTGGAGCATCATGCTCTCTTTGGTAAATTTAAGTCCATGCACTTTAGCGTTTTCCCACTCTGTTCACGATAAGAGTATTAATTATCAGGCTCTCGGTTATCTGAGTCGGAGGTTTGCCTGGAGTCATGGGAAATAAACATAACTCGTTACTTTTGGCACCTGTTTAATGATGCTGCTTTTTATAAACTGAACTCAGATTAACAACTTCAATGATGACACAAGGAAAGTCCAATGAAAAACATCATAAATAAAAGCACGTTAACCGCTAGCAGTATCGCCGCCTTAGTATCTCTGTTACTTCAGCCTCTGGCCAATGCAGATACTCTGACGGTTAACTTAGATAACATTCAAGCGCATCAGGGCAGTTTGATGGTGGCAGTTTATCAAGGAGAGGAGAGTTATAGCACTAATAAAGGCGTGGTGGCATCAACTAAAAAGGCGGTGACATCTGAGTCTCACACCCTGGTCTTTACCGACTTAGCCCCTGGCGAGTACGCCATTAAGGTGATGCATGATGAAAATGATAATGGCACCTTAGACACCAACTTCTTGGGTATTCCCAGCGAGGGATATGGTTTTAGCAACAATGGCGGCAGCTTCGGACCTGCTAGCTATGACGATGCCAAGTTCACTGTCGATGGTGATGCACAGCTAACGATTCACCTAAGATAGGAGTGGCTAGCCATGTTAAGTAGAAGAACGTTTATCGGCTCCTCACTCGCTCTTATGGCGAGCTCTGTTACAGCGTCGGTTTGGGGAGCCTCGGCAGATTCAGTGCTTTCTTTAGCTCATGATAATCATCTGACAAAACAGAAGTGGGCCATGGCGTTCGAGGGTGCGATGAGTGACTTTGCCCCTCTGCAGATGGAAACCAGTGGTTTTTGGCCAAGTGACTTAACCGGTTTTCTCTACCGCAATGGACCGTCGAAGATGAACCGGGCAGGCATGCGTTACCAGCACTGGTTCGATGGTGATGGCATGGTGCAGCAGTTTGACATAGCTCATGGAAAAGTGAGCCATAAAGGCAAGTTTATTCAGACCAAGAAGTTTAAGGCAGAAGAGAAGGCCGGCAAGTTCAGGTACCGGACTGCAGGGACTATCATTCCAGATGCGCTGCCCATTCGCAATAATGATGATATGAATGTGGCCAATACCAGTGTCATTCCATGGCGCGGCGAACTGTTAGCACTCTGGGAGGCAGGCTCTCCTTATAGAATTGACCCAAATAGCCTAGATACGCTCGGGGTGAAAAGCTTTGGGGACAAGTTCAAGCAGCTGCCTTTCTCGGCTCATCCTTTGCCCGATGGGCAAGGCGGCATGTGGAATTTCGGCAGCTGGTTTGTGGGAGGGGACAGCTCACTCTTGATGTATCAAGTCTCTAAAGAGGATGAGATCTCCCGCATCGAAGTAATAACCTTGCCTCAGGCAAGTTATATGCATGCGTTCGCACAGAGCCGAAACAAGCTTATCTTCTACATTTCCTCTTGTGTCTATGAAGAGGGACAAACTTATATCGATGCCTTTAAATGGCGACCCGAGCTGGGAGCTAAGTTGCTCATTATCGATAAGGCGGATTTCAAGTTACAGCAGTGGGTCGACCTTCCCGCCGGCTTCGCCTTTCATTTTGGCCAAGCGGTTGAACATGATAATCAGCTTGAGGTGCAAATTAGCCTCTACCCGGATGCGGGCATATTGCTCGATGGTATGACTCAACTGCTGACTGGCAAGGAGCGTGACGCTAGCACAAATGCTGAATTTGTGACTATCTCGGTAGAGTTGGAATCCCATGAGCGCTTAGCCAAACAGTTAACTAATCAGCTAGTATTGGCTTCGAAAGTCGCTAAGTTGATCCGCAGTAATATTGAGATGGAGTTTCCTCAGTTCGATACCCGCATAAGTGATTCTATGTCATCGGTATTTGGGGTCGGTGCACGTATAAATAATGCCACAGGTCTGAGCGATACCCTTCATTGTGTAACAACGACGGGTAATCAATCTTATTACTTTGGCGACAACAAGATAATAGAGGAGCCGCTGTATATTCCAGCTAAAGAGGTTGGTGAGGGCTACATCTTGATGACCTGGCTCGATTATGAAAGTAAACAGAGCGGATTATCCTTGTTCGACTCGGCGGATATCGCCAAGGGTCCCATTGCTGAGGCTAAGATGGCGAGGATACTGCCATTGGGGTTTCACGGCTGTTTTGTTTAACCTGAACCTTAGATGACTATCACTATCTTTTAGTTAATTGGCGATACCCGTGGCGGCTAAGTTAGATGCCGACCAAAGCGTGACACGTGAAGAACTGCTTAGGCCATTGATCATGCGGTCAACCTGATCTTGGGTAAAGTTGGCATATTGATCAGAATAAGCCATGAAGTTTTGCCAGTTGATGGCCTGTCCCATGCAGTTGAGTATGCCGCCATCGCCCGGGTTCATCTGATTGAAATAAATCCCAACTATGCTCCAGCATGGCAGTGCTCAATTTGCTAAAAGCTAACTTCATTGCTAAACCTAGTGAGTATATTGCTCAGGGAGCTATATCCAGACAAGGAGGTTTTATGCTTATTCTTACCAGAAAGCCTAATTCATCGATCACGATCACCAATGTCTATGATGAAAACGGCCAGAAACTCCAAGATATTGAGATCAATATCTATTCAGATAACCGCATTGGCATCGTTGCCGACGGATCGGTTGATATCTATCGCAGTGAGATCTTGGAGTTAGGGGATTGAACTAGACCTTAAGTTTTCTTCCTCGTTTTGGATAAACTAGACCCGTTTCGTTAGATTAGTTCCGTTGAATTAACTTTGCGGAATAAATCTCGCTAAATCAGTTATTTTGAATCGGCTTGTTTATGATGGTTAAACTCCCGTCTAACATTGGGCTGTCAATGTCTTTCCCCATAAAACACCATGAGTATTTATCCACTCACATTACTTTCTACTAGACTTAATGGGTCTTTAAGTTTAATGGATACGAGGTGTGTTATGAGTCTTTATGAGCGTCTTGGAGGGGAGCAAAAAATCGCACGGATTGCGGCAGATATATTCGATACCCATGCGACAAACCCTACCGTGGCTAGTCGTTATAAGGACAGTGACAGAGAGCAGGTGATCAAGATGGTGACCGAGTTTTTGTGTGCCGGTACCGGTGGGCCACAGGACTACACGGGAAAATCTATGCCAGAAGCTCATCGATGCATGAACATCAACGAGGCGGAATACTTAGCCGTAATCGATGACATCATGGTTGCACTAAATAAAAACGAGGTCGGGGAGCAGGAAAAACAGGAACTCTTGATGATTGCCTATTCACTCAAGGGAGAGATAATCGGCGTGTGAGCCTTTTTCTTGTATGATTAATCCTTATAAAACGCAGCGATTGGCTGCGTTTTTTTGTCTTTCATATTTAGATATACCACTAGATTAAGAGTGTTTCACAATACAGAGCACATTAGGCTATTTCAGCAAGTTGTAGAGAGCGGCAGTCCAGTCAAAGCTGAGGTTCGGTCATCTGTTTAGAAACCACTGTGTGTGCTATAGTGCCGCCCATTATTGTGTAGATGTTTGATTGAAGAGATCGAGATGACTAGAGAACTATTAAAGCGCTGCGATAGCAAGTGTGAACTGTGTGGTAGCGAGTCAAAGTTAGCGTCCTATGAGCTTCCAGACTCAAAAGGATATGGTGATGCGCGTATCATGATCTGTGACACTTGTACTGGTCAAATTCAAGATCGCAGCACCATAGACATGAATCACTGGCGTTGTCTCAATGACAGCATGTGGAGCCAAGTTCCTGCCGTTCAGGTGATGGCTTACCGTATGCTTAAGCAAATTAGCGAAGAAGCATGGGCACGTGATCTACTGGATATGCTCTATCTCGATGATGACATGCAGGCATGGGGCGACGCTGGCATCGAAGAGGTTGATGAAGATTTTATCCCTCATAGAGACAGTAATGGCGCTATTCTCGAAGCTGGTGATAACGTGGTGATCATTAAAGATCTTAACGTGAAAGGCACCACCTTTACCGCTAAGCGCGGTACTACGGTTCGTGGTATCTCACTGACAAACAATCCTGAGCACATCGAAGGGCGCGTTAGCGGTACTCGTATCGTTATTTTAACTTGCTTCGTTAAGAAAGTGCCACCAAGCGAAGAGTAACCTTTCTTCCTTAGCGTATATTTTGATATTAAGCCGCCGTTATTGCGAGATAATGGCGGCTTTTTTATGGGCCTAAAATACGTTCTCAGCCCTGACTGTGTTATAAAATAAGCAGTTGAATATTTGGCTTATTTTGATATTGGTATTACATATGCGCATTGCTTTACTTGGACTCTTGCTACTGTCTACATTCGTATGTCCGTTCGTGATGGCTGAGGATGGCTCGCCAAGCCTAGTGGGTAGTGCTAGTTGTCAGACTTGTCATCGCGAGCAATATCGAGAGTGGCAGACCAGTCATCACTTTTCCGCTATGTCTGTTGCCACACAAATCAGTGTGTTAGGTGATTTTGACAACAGCCAATTTACCTATAATGGCGTGACCTCACGCTTTTACCGTCGTGATGGTAAGTTTTATGTCACTACTGACAATGCCGAGGGTAAGTTACAAGAGTTTCATATCGGCTATACCTTCGGTGTTTATCCTTTACAGCAATATCTGATCGATTTCCCGAACGGGGCTAAGCAAGTGTTGAGCATAATCTGGGACACGCGTAGCAAGGAGGAGGGCGGCCAGCGTTGGTATCATCTGTACCCGGAGCAGCTTCAC
Coding sequences:
- a CDS encoding LysR family transcriptional regulator, with product MLDKLPNLRSFMAVAEANSFAKAARKLNMANSSVSRQIAQLESQLNVSLFTRTTRHVQLSPAGEILYGRASGLIMEMENLAAELSADNVSPHGTLKVSVPWWFSQLHLAPLLPEFLAMYPDLRVVMQCDDGMTKLVEEGVDVAVRLSRLKDSNLIARRLGPHSFAMAASPEYLARHARVTKPEDLREHAMLSFNFSTPYHSWTLRKQGRSYRIPLKDSVLTSNNADILRQCALDGAGIIIQPVWGIKSEIESGSLIQLLPDFEVTSTTFDNGIFAVYSKESKAVNRVKVFVDFLAERLKVAG
- a CDS encoding alkene reductase, yielding MKYPALFDTTTLGSLTLENRIVLPPLTRSRSSQPGNIANELMAQYYSQRASAGFMITEGTQIEPRGQGYAWTPGIHSPEQVEGWRKVTQAIHEQGKVIFAQLWHVGRVSHTSLQPGNSAPVAPSAGKAETVSVFIETGPGEGALAEPSHARALSTLEVKELVQLYKQAAVNAKEAGFDGIEIHSANGYLVNQFISDKSNFREDEYGGSLENRLRFLKEIVEAVTQVFSPERVGVRFAPMFETTQEDRIYLGLLEDDPHTTYVTAIKMLEQAKLGYLSLAEADWDNAPELPDSFRQAVRDSFSGLIIYAGRYTPERGQRVLEKNWGDLIAFGRPFIANPDLPERIRHDLPLNAVDPTTMYGGTEQGYTDYPVHDVNIA
- a CDS encoding carbon storage regulator; the encoded protein is MLILTRKPNSSITITNVYDENGQKLQDIEINIYSDNRIGIVADGSVDIYRSEILELGD
- a CDS encoding M43 family zinc metalloprotease, whose protein sequence is MNPGDGGILNCMGQAINWQNFMAYSDQYANFTQDQVDRMINGLSSSSRVTLWSASNLAATGIAN
- a CDS encoding response regulator, which gives rise to MPAKLDKKVPITLALIDDQQLVRHGIASLLSLSDKVQVLWQAQNGLEAIDKLAQQPVDLILSDIRMPELDGIGMLKQIRASGSRVRIIMLTTFDDNELLMASITQGANGFLLKDVSLEKLISAITRVASGGYLIEADVLQELSSNQEQLSIDSLSEIKISSRESEILTLMAGGLSNKEIAAAVFLAQGTVKNHISNILLKLESRDRTQAVLKALQLGLI
- a CDS encoding sensor histidine kinase → MMLQLAGVGTWALVTWLALSQSLTQFELLLSGMGHLTFLILFLLISTHFLSRFNPKVITGVVYSQALITLILIVFDSNMITPILLVIWASQLPGQVSKRLAIISLILINLAFYLIHSLSHESASAGFTVLIYMGFQLFAYSSSQARLNEVEARMQQEQLNQQLIATRSLLSQSSQHQERVRIARDLHDILGHQLTALSLQLEVLSHKVPDEVKPDVELSKQVSKELLASIRAVVKKQRDIVGLDLTAPINALMTRLPGVKLKMDGLLPLTSTELAQELVLVLQEGISNAVRHGKAKTLWLSMSQKEQTLRLVLRDNGKGRSGAPIPGSGLKGMNERLAPFDGKVELKMNKLNERGRSSSDTELHISCDIDTQVTV
- a CDS encoding monovalent cation:proton antiporter-2 (CPA2) family protein, translated to MTAYFIQAFIYLCAAVIAVPLAKRLGLGSVLGYLIAGVVIGPIVGLVGSETNTLQHFAEFGVVMMLFLVGLELEPRMLWDMRNKLMGLGGLQIGLTTAIIMAAGVYFGLGWSVAFTVGLIFALSSTAIVLQTFSEKNLSKTEGGKNAFSVLLFQDIAVIPMLALIPLLALPELVEKAQALVGQAAEHHEELSLVAGLPGWAYGITVLLAIAAVVVGGHYLSRPLFRYVASSGLREIFTATALMLVIGIAALMSLVGLSPALGTFLAGVVLANSEFRHELESNIEPFKGLLLGLFFITVGAGIDFGVLASNIGPVLGITAGVMLVKAAVLFLLAMVFRIKNSDRWLFALSLAQAGEFGFVLLSYTVQNHVIPTDLAQMLSLVVALSMFLTPGLFILFDKVILPRYEVNENKPEADEITEKGTVIIAGVGRFGQMVNRFLVANKIKTVVLDQSVDQVANLRKINVKSFYGDATQPDLLHTAGIEDASMLVIAIDNNERAVELTKYIKHTYPKVMIFARAFDRGHHFELKHAGADFIVSETYHSALELGKEALIALGVHPFKAEQKKATLRELELCYKDSLYEMWKKNSEDSKYSTHFRELFIELETAIAKAMKSEHLDEQARVERGWTPPPKDYEKRMNDNE
- a CDS encoding group I truncated hemoglobin; protein product: MSLYERLGGEQKIARIAADIFDTHATNPTVASRYKDSDREQVIKMVTEFLCAGTGGPQDYTGKSMPEAHRCMNINEAEYLAVIDDIMVALNKNEVGEQEKQELLMIAYSLKGEIIGV
- a CDS encoding PhnA domain-containing protein, with the translated sequence MTRELLKRCDSKCELCGSESKLASYELPDSKGYGDARIMICDTCTGQIQDRSTIDMNHWRCLNDSMWSQVPAVQVMAYRMLKQISEEAWARDLLDMLYLDDDMQAWGDAGIEEVDEDFIPHRDSNGAILEAGDNVVIIKDLNVKGTTFTAKRGTTVRGISLTNNPEHIEGRVSGTRIVILTCFVKKVPPSEE
- a CDS encoding DUF2141 domain-containing protein, whose amino-acid sequence is MKNIINKSTLTASSIAALVSLLLQPLANADTLTVNLDNIQAHQGSLMVAVYQGEESYSTNKGVVASTKKAVTSESHTLVFTDLAPGEYAIKVMHDENDNGTLDTNFLGIPSEGYGFSNNGGSFGPASYDDAKFTVDGDAQLTIHLR
- a CDS encoding carotenoid oxygenase family protein, which codes for MLSRRTFIGSSLALMASSVTASVWGASADSVLSLAHDNHLTKQKWAMAFEGAMSDFAPLQMETSGFWPSDLTGFLYRNGPSKMNRAGMRYQHWFDGDGMVQQFDIAHGKVSHKGKFIQTKKFKAEEKAGKFRYRTAGTIIPDALPIRNNDDMNVANTSVIPWRGELLALWEAGSPYRIDPNSLDTLGVKSFGDKFKQLPFSAHPLPDGQGGMWNFGSWFVGGDSSLLMYQVSKEDEISRIEVITLPQASYMHAFAQSRNKLIFYISSCVYEEGQTYIDAFKWRPELGAKLLIIDKADFKLQQWVDLPAGFAFHFGQAVEHDNQLEVQISLYPDAGILLDGMTQLLTGKERDASTNAEFVTISVELESHERLAKQLTNQLVLASKVAKLIRSNIEMEFPQFDTRISDSMSSVFGVGARINNATGLSDTLHCVTTTGNQSYYFGDNKIIEEPLYIPAKEVGEGYILMTWLDYESKQSGLSLFDSADIAKGPIAEAKMARILPLGFHGCFV